In the genome of Primulina tabacum isolate GXHZ01 chromosome 13, ASM2559414v2, whole genome shotgun sequence, the window CCCTCAAAAACCTCTTACTCGAAATAATTCCCTCAAACTGCCGCTGCCGCGAACTCATTCTGAAACCGTTTCGAGGGATGAGGTCAGTTCGGAAACTTTTGATGTGAGGTTGAATCTGAAGGGGAAAAATGGCGGATCCTTGATTCTGGAGCTGGGTTCTGAGGTTTTGGTCGCTAACAGCCCCGTTTTTGCCGATTTGATATCCGATTATCGCAAGAATCAGAGTGGATTGTGTAGGATTGAGGTGCCGGATGTGGAGAATTTGAACGTGTTTCGCGAGACTATTGGACTcatgtttgaggatgatattcaAAAGAAACTCCTCAATGTCGGTGTTTTTCGTGCCATTCATATACTGGaggtattattattatcatcattCTTTCTTTACTATTGAAAatgtttcttcatttctttcgTTTGGACGGTATACAGCACTTTTCGGTAATAGTTCTTGCTTGTTTTTATTTATACCTGTTGTTTAAATTCCAGATAGAAAATGGCAATGCCACTGGGATCAATATTTCTTTGGAAATTTTATCATGAATTGAATTTGAactatatgtttatgatgaggtTTTTGCGGAGGAGTTTTATTACGCATACCTATcgatgatatattttcatgtAATAAAGATTTATTACAATCTTTCATTTCATTGCATACATCTTGAGCATTCTTTTTATATCACGTTACAAATAGAGCCATTGCAACACCCATCAAAGGAGCGTTCCATCCTAAAGGTAAGGAGGACCTGGAGAGTAGTTTGTATTAATCAGAGATGGATGTTGTACTTCACTTATTTTTTGCCAGGTCTCATTCGATCTGTTGTGGATCGTGGAATACGTTGTGAAGTCTGCATGACTTTAGTATACCTCCGATTACGCGTGCCATTGCCACTTAGATTGTGAGTCTCATTGAATGATCTTGGCATATTTGTTTTCTGAATATCCATTAAATTTTAGAAGTGCGATGAAAAAATTAACATCTCTtttatcaatattttcttttaaaattttggggCTAACCAGAAAATAGGATGTGAACAATCTATTATTGTGTTTGCTGTTTGGTACAGCTGTAGAACTTAAGGTCTATGTTTGAAAAGATGTCGTCGATGGTTACTTAAAATTGATTGAGTTGTTATgcaatattttcaaagattCATGATTAATGCCTTTCAAATTTGTTGTGGCATTTCTCATTGTGCTTCTGTTTGTTGTTCAAGTTGTTTCACACCTTCGCTGGATTTAAGCAAGAAGCAACTGAGGCAGCAGTTATTTGTGGTTTTAGTTGTTTATGAAGCATAAGATATTTGCTGTTGAGTGTAATTTAATCCTTCATGGTCAGTGAAAAACCAACGTTGTTCATGTTGAGGTACTTCAAGGAAAAGCTCTAGACTTCGGAAATGGGGTTTACCGAACTTTGTTTCCTTCTTTTGTTCGTTTTGTATTCCTTCATGAAGAAAAATTATTATGAGATATTGTCGCATGTTATTGCCATCACCGAAATAATTGCTATTAACCGTATTATTTTCTTGTATTCTATGTAGTCTAAGCCGGATATGATTATATGAATGGAGCTGAGAAAGGTTTTTTCCTTGTGCGGCTTTGCCTGGCCTCctatttttctgaaaaaaaaatttatgcatcaGAATATGTTCTTAGTCAATTTTATCTGTCTGCTCATTGTCCGTCGATCTTGAAATCTGAGAATCTTTTCCGACCGTACTGGCAGGTGTCAGCAGGGATCAAGTTTACCAGGGGTGTTTCTTCATGCTTGAAATACCTCGAGGCAGTACCGTGGGCGGAAGAAGAAGAGGAGAAGCTGAGGCAGTTATGTGCTAAACTAAATATTGATGACATAGCAGCAAAAGAAATTTCTGAAAGGATCGTTGGCATTAATTGTGTCGATACCCAACGAACCATGACGAAACAGCTTATTTGGTCTATAACCACCTGTACTGATACCAATGCCCGAAACGATCTAAAATCTTTGGTGAAAGGTCTCCTTTCCAAAAGCTCGGTCTACAAAAAGAACGCTCCTGATTTGAACAAGAATGACATATTTACCATTTGTGAGTCATGCTTGGGGTCACTCACGACTCTGCTCGAGGAGGCCTCGGATACTGATACGGGTCAAAAGTTGAGAAAAACGGCAAAACAAAGACCTTTGTTAGAGCAAATCTCACAACAGGTAAACAACTTAAATTGGCTTCTTGATATCCTACTCGAGCACCAGATGGCTGAGGAATTCGTGGATCTTTGGACAAATCAACGTGAACTGCTCAAAATGCACTATACCACGTCTCCATTGATTAGATTCGAACTTAGCCGTGTCTCTGCTATGCTTTTTATCGCAATGGGTGCCAGGAAACTGCATTGTCGGCCAGAAACAAGATTAGAATTTCTTAAAATGTGGTTTAGGCCAATCCTATCAGATTTCGGGTGGCTGCAGAGGTGCAGAAAGGGGCTTGACATGAAGGAATTGGAAGAAGCAATGGGTCAAATGATTCTAACTCTTCCATTGAAGGAGCAGTACACACTTTTTATGGAATGGCTTCCGAGTTTTACGAAAAACAGTAATGATTGCCCGAATCTTAGTAAAGCATTTGAAATCTGGTGGCGAAGATCGTTCGTCAAGGGCTCCAGAACCTCAGCTTTTGAACATAGGTGAATTGCAGCTGCTAGCAACTTGTAGTGttgttttgtgttttttttcctGAAAGAGTTGGTTTTTGTGCTTTGAGATTGAATAATGCATAGATCATATTATcaatgcaattttttttatctgttGAGTAAGTATTAATTCAATCCTGCTTTGCGTTTTTTTGTGTTATATAGTTGCAAATAATTGTTTTTCtgttttgaaaaattaaaattaatatgtaAGTTATATATGAAACGATCCAAGTcacatttatttcatttttttccaaCACATCAAGCGTGGGATTTCTTATTTGGAAAACTGTAATTTTTGTCCGCTATGTTTATTtgtcttttcataattttattttatttttttataatttatatgattaaattgGTAGCTATGATGCTTGAATTTTATTCTTTGACTaactatctatctatctatctatctgtATTTTGTGTTCGAAGAAAATAGTGTATTACAtggattattatttttttagtacaataataataataataataattcattattatttaaaacGTCTTTTGAGTACATCTAAAAAAATTGctacttttaaataaaatctaGATGTGTCGGTGAGtttaaacatttttaaaatgtaaaaaGACAAAATTTATTGGTTCATGGGaagtttaaaattaaatattttatttaatgataaagtttttttaaaaataatttttaatgataaaatgtttgaaaatataatttcgTGTTTTCACCTCTaagatatattatttttgtcCATCACTTTTTTTTAATCTTCAATCACAATATTATATAATGATGATGTTAATAGAATTAGGAGTTACATAATAAATACCAAAACATGCTTATTGAAACGTTGTTTTAATCAAGGGATGTATAgtttgacaaaaatttgtgtgagacggtctcactggttgtattttgtgagacgaatctcttatttgagtcatccatgaaaaaatattactttttatgctaagaatattactttttattgtgaatatcaatagggttgacccgtctcacagataaatattcataagaccgtctcacaagatacctactcgaATAGCTTTATCTATTTGTCTCTTTTCATGTTCGATTTTGTTTCTTAATAAATGCATTACAGATTGTGACAGATGTCATATATATTTTGGtacttataatttatttatttattttttttttcaatgaagaaattatttttagaaataTGAATTCTCGATATAAAATCCATCATTATCGAGAggttttcataaatattatttttcatacattggttttttttttatactgaaaatcaaataataaaatagaTTCTAGGAAAAAGAGGCGACGTCATGGAAGAGGAGGCTACCCTTCCCCTTTCCATTTGGCTCTCGTCCTTTCCCACTGGTTTCGTTTTCGCCATGCATGATGCATGCCCCATGCGGCCCACCCATTCTCTTACAAGAATACAAAACAAAGCATAATACCTTAGCTAGGGTTGATGATCATCTTTATTGTCGGTAGATATTAGTCTTTTCTTCTTCCACTTGGCGTCTCCCACTGTGCTTCCTCGTATAAATTTCAAACCTTTTTCTCCTCTCACGTTGGGGTTGCATGCTTGAAAACGTGAGTGTGTGTCCGGAGACGCCTAGTTAAGTATCTTTCACTgggttttatttgattttactgAGGAAAAATGCCAGCTTGGTGGGATAAAATATCTGGTCGGGGCAAAGTTTCGGAAACTAAGTCCGAGGATTTCGTGGAGGGTTCATCGCTGAAGAATGAAAAGAAAACAGGCAAAGAAAACGGCAGTACCAAAAATGGTAAAGTGAAGAGCTTTGAGGAGGTTTCGGTACTGCCTCAATCGAGAAATTCGCCAAGAAATAGCTGGGATTTTTCTGCTTTGGGAAGGTCTTCTGGGTTTTCTGGATTTGATTCGGCTTCGTCATGGAATTGGGGGCACCCCTTGCCTTTGCCTCTAGAACCACCATCGGAGCAGCCGGGCCATTTTCATGCCGTTGGTCTGGGACCCGGATGGGGCTCTGTTTCAAGCGTCAGCTCGTTTGGATCGTCCGACGATCCGGCTCATTTTGCGGATCAAAATGGTTTCAGGTTGGCTAGATTTTCGGTTGGAAGTTCGTGATTTCTTTTTTCGCGATGATTGAAGTCTTGGAGTTTGTGATGTTACAGAATTTTGTGAGTTTTAATTTGTTACTTGGTCGGATCTGAAATGGTTGACTGaatattttgtcatttttaccTCAGAACAACTTCTCGTGTGTTTCTTCAAAGTTTGGGTTAAATTTTGTTGAATAAGCTAACCAAGTAAATACAATTAGAAATCTGTTGATtgtttttgaaatttgcatgtATCCATTTTTTGTGTTCACACATACTCTCTACTTAAACCGTCGATCTATTAGGCAGTGTGAAATTGATCAGAATTGTTGCAGAATGATTCCAATATTTCTCAGACAATATGAAAATTGACAAGAAATTATAGTTATTGGTTTAAGTTCAAGTTTCAGAATTAACTTCAATCTCATCAGTTAATCTTACTGATGTAAAATTCATGTCTAATGGCAGAGGACATGTTGAAAACAGAGTATTAAGTCCACTGTCACGAAGCCCTGGTCGAGGATCGAGGTGTATTACAACTTCCACTTCACCTATCCATGCTCGAATTAATTGGATTAATTTGGACTCTTCGAATGGGAAACTTGAAGATGGAAGGAATGAATTTCATAAGTTGCCCCTTCCACCTGGTTCTCCAGTTAGCCCTTCCGCATTATCGACTCCAAGAAGTCCCGGAACACCTGAAAGCCCAAGCCCTGGTGGTATTTCTTCGAAATGGAGGAAAGGAAAGCTTCTTGGAAGAGGCGCTTTTGGTCATGTTTATCTCGGTTTTAATAGGTAATGATGATTCTGATGTCGGTTTTACTAAGTGGGAAATTTGATGAAAATAATTGTTTCATTACTTTTTCATAGCATTTAAGCACCCTTTAATCATCAAAATGTAGTTAGAGGCACGGCGAATCCACAAATTCGTGGTTAATATTGTGGCGGTTGGGGAGGACTTGAAATTTTAGAAAACCACTgacaaatttcaaaattttcttgtTGGACCTCTACACCCTTTTACCGGATCTGCAATTAGTTGGCAGTGACCCTGCCCAGTTTATAACTTTATTTCTTTTGGTATAACCTTTTTTCAgctatatattataatatatcgTTTGTGTTGGCAGTGAGAATGGGCAAATGTGCGCTATAAAAGAAGTTAAAGTCATCTCGGATGAACAATCATCAAGGGAGAGCGTAAAGCAACTGAACCAGGTCATCCTTTGATAGTTTTTAGATTTACAATAGCGCTCATCTCCtgaagaaaatataattttccgtGTTGTTGCTTTACTTTCAAACATTAGACTTCAATGGCTAGTTATTGGTATTCTCTTCTTGACATTTTTGGCATTTCAACAGGAAATAGCTTTGCTAAGTCAGCTTTCACACCCAAACATTGTTCAATACTACGGAAGTGACCTGGTaagattttcttttattttgttttcagTCTGGTTTCATCAGCTGTACCGTATCTTCTACCGTTTTTAACTTTGTCAAGCCTTGAACTAGTGGTCAGACAAATATGAGACTCGCAGCCCCTCATAATTTTGCTCTTTTCTTTTCCAGAATGAGGAAAGATTATCAGTTTATTTGGAGTTTGTTTCTGGAGGTTCCATCCACAAATTGCTGCAAGAATATGGAGCCTTTGGGGAACCAGTTATACAAAATTACACTAGGCAGATTCTTTCTGGTCTTGCTTACTTACATGGACGAAATACTGTGCATAGGTACAACTGGCTCTCATTTGATGATGACTTTGTTTGTTTTCTTCGTGGAAAATCCTGGATTTTAAAAAGTTCGTCCTTTTTCTGCAGAGATATaaaaggagcaaacattttggTAGATACCAATGGTGAAATAAAACTGGCCGACTTTGGCATGGCCAAACATGTATGCATCGTCTTGATTAGTTCTAGATTGAAGGAGAATTTGAAAATTAGTTCGGTATCTAGGATTACCTTCCACTATCTTATGTAGTTCTTGTCATTGTACAGATAACTACCCGTTCTTCAATGCTATCCTTCAAAGGAAGCCCTTACTGGATGGCACCTGAGGTTGGTCTCATTCATTTTCTCTCACCTCTTATAAATGAAGATACATATCGATTATAAGACTGTGCGCTCCCTGTAATTTCTTACGACCCTGATATTTTCTCCTCAGGTTGTAATGAATACAAATGGGTATAGTCTTCCAGTGGATATATGGAGTTTAGGATGCACGGTTCTCGAAATGGCAACATCAAAACCTCCTTGGAGTCAACATGAATGGGTAGGTTAGTCTCTTCTTTTGGGGGAATCGATATCAACTTGAAGTTGCTTTCATGTTAAAATCTTCTCATGTGTTCATTTACAGGTAGCTGCTATATTTAAGATTGTGAATAGCAGAGACGCTCCCGAGATTCCGGATCACCTATCTGCTGATGCCAAAAGTTTTATACGGCTGTGTTTGCAACGGGAACCTTCTGCGCGGCCCACAGCATCCCAATTACTAGGTCACCCTTTCGTCAGAAACCAAGCTACACTTAGAGCAACCAATGTAAAGCTAACTCGAGAAGCGTTTCCTCGTGCGTTCGATGGAAGTAGCAATCAGGTATTTAATATCTGCAGAACTTTTAAATATTATTGATTCACTTTCTTGCTTCATTTAAAGGGGTTGTCAAAATAGTGTCATTTTTTTGAAATCGTTAGTATGAAGTCTTTGTTTACTTGTTTAAAGACTGCCCTGGAGATGCAGTCCAGCAGAACGAACAATTCTTTGGATCAGGATGATGCATCAAGATTCGCAGGACCGAGGTCATTTACAAATCCAAGGTACTCTCTTCTTGAAATCTACTTAGTccatatattttaatttgttaGACAAAATGTAAACACTAAAGAAAATGTGAGTATAACGATTAAATACCACAGAATAATATATCAATCTTGAGTAGATAAAATGGAATGAAAACTGGAAATCAAACCGAGGCATGTAACAAGTACAGTTTTATTTGTCATCTCCGGTGGTCCTAGTCAAGAAGGGCAactgtttcccaggatacaacggcTAAACCTGTAGTAATCACCTGTATTAACCTAGCACAAAGGTACATCGGCGAATTGAAGAAGTACCTTACCTTTATCACGGAAACTGGGGTAGCTGAGGTAAACGAGAAGAAAAAATGGCGTATTTGTTGTTGTGTGTTTTGAGGACTCCGGACACCACTATTTATAGGTGCATGAGATATATGCAGACAGTCACAAGATGGGATTTCGAACCACCAAAAGTCTGTCATCCAAAGCACCGACGGTCAAATGAAAGGTCTCATCCTGAAGGTTCGGCCAGGGCATGTGGAAGGGGTCTCATCTGgattagaaaataaaataaacagtCGTCACACCCAGGTCATGCTTGCACACAAGTCCTTTTCCAGTGCAAATGAGGTCCTTGATTTGCACCTCTTGCGCAGGCGCGCGAGAGAGCCTCATGAGCAAGGCAAAAAGAGATTAACATGAGTGCTGGTTGCTCACCAATTAAAATATTCAATAAGGTTTATATAATTTTCTTAACTGTATaaatatgaatttatgatttcaCACTTCTCATGTGAAACTTTGGCTGCTGTTACTGTTGTTCACCGTACGTGGTCCTGAAGTAATAGTAACTTTCTTATGTCTGCAGGGATAATGCACGAACAATAGCATCGTCATTGCCAGTATCTCCCCCCTCGAGCCCATTAAGGCGTGATGCATCAGCTTACCATAAGGTTTTCCTTTCTCCTCCACCTCCTTCTTATACAGTAAGGAAAAACACTCCTACTCATATCAACAACTCAGTAGATCCTCTCAGACTTAGCTCAAGAAGCACATTCGATCCATGGCTTGAAATCCCTAGATTGAGAGCTGAAGCACCTGCTAGAAGAACCTCAACAAGGACCGTACTTCAGAATTCCAAACACGTTGATAAATCTAAATCCTCTAGAGCCCCCCTTCTTTAAAATTTCATCAGCTTGTGCATGGACATGTGAAGCGAGCAAGAGTCGTTTGTTTTCACTACAAAAAAATACACATTCAACAACACATCAAAGACAActgtttttattaaaatcattgtgttttttacttttaacaacgATTTCAACAAAAAATGTTGTCGTAGCTTAAAAAAATCCGCTCATAAACAACAGTCtctttaaaaccgttgtctttgatatATCTACTACAACGAATCGTTGTCGTAGACCGTTCTCTATATGTGTTTACAGTAATTGTCGCATATTCATTAAAATTTCGTAACACCATGCAATAGAGCCCTATGACACGGCTATCTATATTTACAGTGAGATCAAGAGATTATAAGGTGCCGACTAAAACGTAACCATCCAAGTGCCGAGCAACCTTCTTCGCCCCAGTGGCGCAAGTCTTTCAATAAACACTACAAAAAACCATTGTTAAAGGTCATGTGGTTAAAGTtgtgctcaaagacaacggtgaaaaactaTTGTCGTAGACGTCTAAATACAACTACTGTTATTAAAGGCCCTGTGGTTAAAGAGTGCGCTTGAAGACAACAGttcaccgttgtcgtagctacaaGTAGCGACGAAAATCATGTCAAactgtcgctaaaattagcggcGGTATTCATGCAAAACCGTCGCTCTGTCCTAAAATTAGCGaagatttttttataaagttcgtcgctaattttagcgacggtttgcattatttccgtcgctaattttttcagtaaaataaaaaaattacttttaataatttaacaaatataaaaaagAACTTACAAaatgaatgaatttgaaatttatattttcaaattctACCATTTAAGTGTAcctaaattaaatcaaaatacataatataaGTTAAAATTTGTAATTGTAGAAAATGTATATTTGAACATGAAGCCAAATATAACCCCTCTTTTAAGACTTTATTATTAACACTATCAcccttatttatttttaaaaatattgaagttattaattatgattaataaattatttaattatttttagaatttattaAAATGAGTTCTTATAATAATTGTGTTGGagctaaaaaaataaattaggtACAAAGTGAATTAAGCCCAAAAAACGAAGAAGTGATGAGATGCGGTAGTATAACCTATTTGGAATTCAAACTGGTTTGGAAAGATAATGAGTAATAAGGGAGCATGAGAATTGCCCAATTATATGAAGAAAAGGAGAATCCATTACAAAACAACAAACAACTCAAACTCATCATTCAAAAACTGTTCCAACAATAATTCTACAAATTTTAGTTAGTAGTTCAAGTATTTTCGTCTTTTTATTCCAGATTCTaacaatttttatatatttaattccaATTTCTACCAAACATTAATATCGTACTTTCCATGTTTTGTTAGTTCCTTGTGATTTGTATGTTGGAGATTTATTTCATcaattttcaatgttttttcCACCAGTTTCTTTTATTTTGGTGCATATTAGTTTATGAGATTAGAGCTAACTATCAATTTAAGGATTTTCACAATcgttttatttttagaaattaattatttattgtatttCACACAAATTGGTGTTTGTAGCACTTGACACGCCCGCATGACACAAATTTGTGCAAACAAAATTGGCGAAAAACTATGTCAAACAAATGGTAACACATAT includes:
- the LOC142522574 gene encoding BTB/POZ domain-containing protein At2g13690-like encodes the protein MPDSTAHNPRGRQPPSNRGRHWCCSFVPPPLSPDKPKFSRSHSSSSCGKKIEMPYNSPQTQQQKLPLSRWILSPGRVSPISDNPVSSSTPQKPLTRNNSLKLPLPRTHSETVSRDEVSSETFDVRLNLKGKNGGSLILELGSEVLVANSPVFADLISDYRKNQSGLCRIEVPDVENLNVFRETIGLMFEDDIQKKLLNVGVFRAIHILEVSAGIKFTRGVSSCLKYLEAVPWAEEEEEKLRQLCAKLNIDDIAAKEISERIVGINCVDTQRTMTKQLIWSITTCTDTNARNDLKSLVKGLLSKSSVYKKNAPDLNKNDIFTICESCLGSLTTLLEEASDTDTGQKLRKTAKQRPLLEQISQQVNNLNWLLDILLEHQMAEEFVDLWTNQRELLKMHYTTSPLIRFELSRVSAMLFIAMGARKLHCRPETRLEFLKMWFRPILSDFGWLQRCRKGLDMKELEEAMGQMILTLPLKEQYTLFMEWLPSFTKNSNDCPNLSKAFEIWWRRSFVKGSRTSAFEHR
- the LOC142522645 gene encoding mitogen-activated protein kinase kinase kinase 3-like, with the protein product MPAWWDKISGRGKVSETKSEDFVEGSSLKNEKKTGKENGSTKNGKVKSFEEVSVLPQSRNSPRNSWDFSALGRSSGFSGFDSASSWNWGHPLPLPLEPPSEQPGHFHAVGLGPGWGSVSSVSSFGSSDDPAHFADQNGFRGHVENRVLSPLSRSPGRGSRCITTSTSPIHARINWINLDSSNGKLEDGRNEFHKLPLPPGSPVSPSALSTPRSPGTPESPSPGGISSKWRKGKLLGRGAFGHVYLGFNSENGQMCAIKEVKVISDEQSSRESVKQLNQEIALLSQLSHPNIVQYYGSDLNEERLSVYLEFVSGGSIHKLLQEYGAFGEPVIQNYTRQILSGLAYLHGRNTVHRDIKGANILVDTNGEIKLADFGMAKHITTRSSMLSFKGSPYWMAPEVVMNTNGYSLPVDIWSLGCTVLEMATSKPPWSQHEWVAAIFKIVNSRDAPEIPDHLSADAKSFIRLCLQREPSARPTASQLLGHPFVRNQATLRATNVKLTREAFPRAFDGSSNQTALEMQSSRTNNSLDQDDASRFAGPRSFTNPRDNARTIASSLPVSPPSSPLRRDASAYHKVFLSPPPPSYTVRKNTPTHINNSVDPLRLSSRSTFDPWLEIPRLRAEAPARRTSTRTVLQNSKHVDKSKSSRAPLL